One window of the Peptacetobacter hiranonis genome contains the following:
- the rlmD gene encoding 23S rRNA (uracil(1939)-C(5))-methyltransferase RlmD → MLEKNKEYVVDIVDMGESGVGIGKYDGFTVFVDCALVGEKVKVKINKSKKNYAVGDLVEIIEHSPYRVDRVCDDSLKMCGGCQIQELDYNKQLELKTNEVKQVISRIGKIEGATIHDTIGMETPFRYRNKAQFPVQMRKGEPVIGFYKKKSHEVIPTAKCMIQHELNDEIIEVVREFIVENNISVYDEVKHKGLLRHIVTKIGFTTGEVMVVLVANGKNIPNVNKLAKMLEERIKGFKTLVVNVNTNKTNVILGRENKVICGTGKINDYIGNLVFEISPLSFFQVNPVQTEVLYNKALEYANLTGNETVFDIYCGIGTISLFLAQKAKKVYGIEIVEDAIKDAKRNAELNGLENTEFYAGKAEEVVPKMYKEGKKADVVVVDPPRKGCDEKVLDTIVSMDPERVVYVSCNPSTLARDLAYMDERGFKCVEIQPVDMFPHSVHVENVALLERK, encoded by the coding sequence ATGCTAGAGAAAAATAAAGAGTATGTAGTAGACATAGTGGATATGGGTGAGTCTGGTGTCGGGATTGGTAAATACGATGGATTTACAGTTTTTGTGGACTGTGCATTAGTTGGAGAAAAGGTTAAGGTAAAGATAAATAAGTCTAAGAAAAATTATGCGGTTGGTGATCTTGTTGAGATTATTGAGCATTCTCCATACAGAGTAGATAGAGTTTGCGACGATAGCTTAAAGATGTGTGGTGGTTGTCAGATTCAGGAGCTTGACTACAACAAGCAGCTTGAGCTTAAAACTAACGAGGTTAAGCAGGTTATTTCAAGAATTGGTAAGATTGAAGGTGCGACTATACACGATACAATCGGTATGGAAACTCCATTTAGATACAGAAATAAGGCTCAGTTCCCAGTTCAGATGAGAAAAGGAGAGCCTGTGATAGGATTCTATAAAAAGAAGAGCCACGAGGTAATTCCAACAGCTAAGTGTATGATTCAGCATGAATTAAATGACGAAATAATCGAGGTTGTTAGAGAATTTATTGTCGAAAATAATATAAGTGTGTACGACGAAGTGAAGCACAAAGGACTTTTAAGACACATAGTTACAAAAATCGGATTTACAACTGGCGAGGTTATGGTTGTATTAGTTGCAAATGGGAAAAATATACCTAATGTAAATAAACTTGCAAAAATGCTTGAAGAGAGAATAAAAGGATTTAAGACTTTAGTTGTAAATGTAAATACAAATAAGACAAATGTAATTCTTGGAAGAGAGAATAAAGTTATATGTGGAACAGGAAAAATCAACGATTATATAGGAAATCTTGTGTTTGAAATATCTCCACTTTCATTCTTCCAGGTAAATCCAGTGCAGACAGAAGTGTTATACAACAAGGCTTTAGAGTATGCAAATTTAACTGGAAATGAAACAGTTTTCGATATATACTGCGGAATTGGTACAATTTCTCTGTTCTTAGCACAGAAAGCTAAGAAGGTATACGGAATTGAGATTGTTGAAGATGCGATAAAAGATGCTAAGAGAAATGCAGAACTTAACGGGCTTGAAAATACTGAATTTTACGCTGGAAAAGCGGAAGAGGTTGTTCCAAAGATGTACAAAGAAGGAAAGAAAGCAGATGTTGTCGTTGTTGACCCTCCAAGAAAGGGCTGCGATGAGAAGGTACTTGATACTATAGTTTCTATGGATCCAGAGAGAGTGGTTTACGTTTCTTGTAACCCATCTACTTTGGCGAGAGATTTAGCGTATATGGATGAGAGAGGTTTTAAATGCGTTGAAATTCAGCCAGTTGATATGTTCCCTCACTCAGTACATGTGGAAAATGTGGCATTATTAGAGAGAAAATAA
- a CDS encoding 4Fe-4S binding protein, whose amino-acid sequence MQDKSIFGDAKIFVKLFGFSTVFLMSLFVFRPFCKYFCPFGVFLGVFNKISPFRYKVDSSCNKCGMCRKKCKMGIKPYENPNSVECIRCGECINKCMKKSIHK is encoded by the coding sequence ATGCAAGATAAGAGTATATTTGGAGATGCTAAGATATTTGTAAAATTATTTGGATTTAGTACAGTATTTTTGATGTCGCTATTCGTATTTAGACCGTTTTGCAAATATTTTTGTCCTTTTGGAGTATTTTTAGGTGTGTTTAATAAAATATCTCCGTTTAGATATAAGGTGGATAGCAGCTGTAATAAGTGTGGGATGTGTCGGAAAAAGTGTAAAATGGGAATAAAACCGTATGAAAATCCAAATAGCGTGGAGTGTATAAGATGCGGCGAGTGTATAAATAAATGTATGAAGAAATCAATTCATAAATAA
- a CDS encoding ATP-binding protein translates to MKKEVSIDYLCNERENQYFDRKSARIKPNEVARHLVAFSNANGGILAVGIEDDGTITGFNYDKANSINDFLYVPFSCCQGNLNVETEIKEVNGIQILLFFIDSVENNVIKTSDNRVYLRIGDKSKLLTHNEITQLEYDKGDRSFEDLIIKDSSFDDIDTELLLKYKHILNTNLSLEEILESRSLMKEGHLTVAGVLLFSKYPTKFLPQARLRLLKYDGTKMETGRRLNLIKEINYEYAIPRIIGNVKQAINFQLREFQYLGKDGIFKIIPEYPEFAWFEGIVNSLTHRNYSIIGDYIRVSLYDDRLEIFSPGKLPNIVTLNNMKNTRYSRNPRIARVLSEFGWVKELNEGVKRIYDEMDGFYLNKPTYSEPNRNSVLLVLENSITSRTLRVEDRIQKNFDESVFNSLNEYEIKIIQFLMTNEKITSKIASSLTGKSSKTCITILKLLVDKDILKWHGNSNRDPTQYYSLNSKYK, encoded by the coding sequence TTGAAAAAAGAAGTTAGTATAGATTATTTATGCAATGAAAGAGAAAACCAATATTTTGATAGAAAAAGTGCAAGAATCAAACCAAATGAAGTAGCAAGGCACTTAGTTGCTTTTTCAAATGCAAATGGAGGAATATTGGCAGTTGGAATAGAAGATGATGGAACAATAACAGGATTTAATTATGATAAAGCAAATTCTATAAATGACTTTTTGTATGTTCCTTTTTCATGCTGCCAAGGAAATTTGAATGTAGAAACAGAAATTAAAGAAGTAAACGGCATACAAATTCTTCTATTCTTTATTGATTCAGTTGAAAATAATGTAATTAAAACAAGTGATAATAGAGTTTATCTTCGCATAGGGGATAAGTCAAAACTATTAACACACAATGAAATAACCCAACTTGAATATGATAAAGGTGATAGAAGTTTTGAGGATTTAATCATAAAAGATTCTAGCTTTGATGATATCGATACAGAGCTTTTATTAAAATACAAACATATTCTAAATACTAATCTATCATTAGAAGAAATTTTAGAAAGTAGATCTTTAATGAAAGAAGGTCATCTTACTGTTGCTGGAGTTTTATTATTCTCAAAATATCCAACAAAGTTCTTACCACAAGCTAGATTAAGACTTCTAAAATACGATGGTACAAAAATGGAAACAGGTAGAAGATTAAATCTTATCAAAGAAATAAACTACGAATATGCTATTCCTAGAATTATTGGAAATGTCAAACAAGCTATAAATTTTCAACTTAGAGAATTTCAATATCTTGGCAAAGATGGTATTTTCAAAATAATACCTGAATATCCTGAATTTGCTTGGTTTGAAGGTATTGTAAATAGCTTAACTCATAGGAACTACTCTATTATTGGAGATTATATTAGAGTTTCATTGTATGATGATAGATTGGAAATTTTTAGTCCTGGAAAACTTCCAAATATCGTTACTTTGAATAATATGAAAAATACTCGCTATTCTCGAAACCCAAGAATTGCAAGAGTATTAAGTGAGTTCGGGTGGGTTAAAGAGCTTAATGAAGGTGTGAAAAGAATCTATGATGAGATGGATGGTTTTTACCTAAATAAACCTACTTATTCTGAACCTAATAGAAATTCAGTCTTACTTGTACTTGAAAATAGTATTACTTCAAGAACCCTAAGAGTTGAAGATAGGATACAAAAGAATTTCGATGAGTCAGTTTTTAATTCTTTAAACGAATATGAAATTAAAATTATTCAATTTCTAATGACAAATGAAAAAATAACTTCAAAGATAGCATCATCTCTAACAGGAAAAAGTAGCAAAACATGTATCACTATTTTAAAATTGCTAGTTGATAAAGATATACTAAAGTGGCATGGTAATAGCAATAGGGATCCTACTCAATATTACTCACTTAACTCAAAATATAAGTAA
- a CDS encoding RNA 2'-phosphotransferase, with translation MGNLIKTSRFISLILRHKPETIGITLDEHGWANVEELIVGVNKKYPIDMQILEKIVDEDDKNRYSFNEDKTMIRANQGHSISVDVELKKLNPPDILYHGTGEKYVESIEKQGLIRKNRLYVHLSNDIETAEKVGKRHGKPIIYEIDCKKMVENGIEFLKSENNVWLVESVPVKYLKKL, from the coding sequence ATGGGAAATTTGATAAAAACAAGCAGATTTATAAGTCTAATATTACGTCATAAACCAGAAACAATAGGAATAACATTAGATGAACATGGATGGGCAAATGTTGAAGAATTAATCGTTGGAGTAAATAAAAAATATCCTATAGATATGCAAATTCTAGAAAAAATTGTGGATGAGGACGATAAAAATAGATACTCATTTAATGAAGATAAAACGATGATACGTGCAAATCAAGGACATTCAATTTCTGTTGATGTAGAGCTAAAAAAATTAAATCCACCAGATATTTTGTATCATGGAACTGGTGAAAAATATGTAGAATCTATTGAAAAACAGGGACTTATTAGGAAAAATAGATTATATGTTCATCTATCAAATGACATAGAAACAGCTGAAAAAGTGGGAAAAAGACATGGAAAACCTATAATATATGAGATAGATTGCAAAAAGATGGTAGAAAATGGAATAGAATTTTTAAAATCAGAGAATAATGTATGGTTAGTTGAAAGTGTGCCAGTAAAGTATTTGAAAAAATTATAA
- a CDS encoding DNA polymerase beta superfamily protein: MKTIIENKLKEIEEKENVKIIMAVESGSRASES; encoded by the coding sequence TTGAAAACAATTATAGAAAACAAGCTAAAAGAAATTGAAGAAAAAGAAAATGTAAAAATTATTATGGCAGTTGAGTCTGGAAGTAGAGCAAGTGAGAGTTAA
- a CDS encoding DNA polymerase beta superfamily protein, producing MRVKKYFYVLRPILAAKWILDKECPPPMLFSELMEAELENSIRSEVDKLLKMKQELPEMGLSPRVQVLNDYIEVELSNIKEKAKFIEEDEKTWNLLNDYFVSLVKLNKK from the coding sequence GTGAGAGTTAAAAAGTATTTTTATGTACTTAGACCAATACTAGCAGCGAAATGGATTTTAGATAAAGAATGTCCACCACCGATGTTATTTTCTGAATTAATGGAAGCTGAGTTGGAGAATTCAATAAGATCAGAAGTGGATAAACTATTAAAAATGAAACAAGAATTACCAGAAATGGGGCTATCTCCAAGAGTTCAGGTTTTAAATGACTATATTGAAGTAGAATTAAGTAACATAAAAGAAAAAGCAAAGTTTATTGAAGAAGATGAAAAGACGTGGAATCTTCTAAATGATTATTTTGTATCGTTAGTAAAATTGAATAAAAAATAA
- a CDS encoding acyltransferase family protein: MDNSKTKTRLTYIDIARGIAILLVVIGHMNQFYRNNLNISNPQMLSFIYTLHIPLFFIISGMLFSEKSFKDVSFTKFLIKKIKTLIVPYLFLDITGGLFNVFVYSDVTLVNIKNVVVNTLTLHCNIGANWFISALFIGEIILYFFMKFYMPIYKYIAWIPFLLINVFYPFSHWINIAVRGVIAFTFILLGYYLKEFFKSDLNKRWYMILISLVITYMVSKFNGQIDIWGSTIGNPFLCVLGGLAGSYAVIGISKLISSKLLVFIGQNTMTVMGTHMLIIFFIWPLLSKSVFAAFPSLTTSAVGAILFFAIVIAVDLPIMYLYDRFIPFLIGKPSKPVVKEKEAVKSVQDIA, from the coding sequence ATGGACAATTCAAAAACAAAGACACGTTTAACTTATATTGATATTGCTCGTGGAATTGCAATTCTTTTGGTCGTTATAGGTCATATGAATCAGTTCTACAGGAATAACTTGAATATTTCAAATCCACAAATGCTATCATTTATCTATACTTTACACATACCTCTTTTCTTTATAATTTCAGGTATGTTATTTTCAGAGAAATCATTTAAAGATGTATCATTTACAAAATTTTTAATCAAAAAGATAAAAACATTAATTGTTCCATATCTATTTTTAGATATAACTGGAGGACTTTTTAATGTTTTTGTTTATTCAGATGTTACTTTAGTAAATATAAAAAATGTTGTTGTAAATACACTGACTCTTCACTGTAACATTGGTGCAAACTGGTTTATATCTGCACTATTTATAGGCGAAATAATTTTATATTTCTTTATGAAGTTTTATATGCCTATTTATAAATACATCGCTTGGATACCATTCCTACTTATAAATGTGTTTTATCCATTTTCTCATTGGATAAATATCGCTGTTAGAGGGGTTATCGCCTTTACATTCATCCTTTTAGGTTATTATCTAAAAGAATTTTTCAAAAGCGATTTAAACAAGCGTTGGTATATGATATTAATTTCTTTGGTTATCACTTATATGGTATCTAAATTCAATGGACAGATAGATATCTGGGGAAGTACTATCGGAAATCCATTCCTATGTGTTTTAGGTGGATTAGCGGGTTCTTATGCAGTAATTGGTATTTCAAAGCTTATATCATCAAAACTTCTTGTTTTTATCGGTCAAAATACAATGACTGTTATGGGTACGCATATGCTTATTATATTCTTTATTTGGCCTTTGTTATCAAAGAGTGTTTTTGCTGCGTTCCCAAGTTTGACAACTAGTGCAGTTGGTGCAATATTATTCTTCGCCATTGTTATAGCTGTTGATCTTCCAATAATGTATTTATACGATAGATTTATTCCATTTTTAATCGGTAAACCATCAAAGCCGGTTGTTAAGGAAAAAGAAGCAGTGAAATCTGTTCAAGATATTGCATAA
- a CDS encoding glutamate decarboxylase, whose product MMMYKTHKFDHKVDEDVIFASRDSEFILPKYKIPKEQSDSKAILEIVKDELFLDGNARQNLATFTQTYEDEYIKEIMEIGMNKNMIDKDEYPQTAEIENRIVSMLADLWNSPNELTSIGTSTVGSSEACMLGGLAMYHRWRMKRIAEDKDISKPNLVTGPVQVVWEKFARYWGIELREIPMEEGRYYMDPDSMLEYIDENTIGVVTTLGLTFTGEYEPIEKLSHALDKLEEKTGLDIDMHIDAASGGFLAPFCAPKIKWDFRLPRVKSISASGHKFGLAPLGCGFVVWRDVNDLPDDLIFHVNYLGGDMSVFQLNFSRPAGPIIAQYYQLLRLGFDGYKKVHMNCYKTAQYLAKEIEKLGIFEIIFDGNPNKGIPAVTWRLKEDAEVSFNLYDFADKLRSRGWLVPAYSLPKYADNVVVQRILVRQGFGLDMASLLMQDIKRTLKYFETHRVVSHLNEEDVASLNHTGR is encoded by the coding sequence ATGATGATGTATAAAACACACAAATTTGACCATAAAGTCGATGAAGATGTTATTTTCGCTTCTAGAGACTCAGAATTTATTTTACCAAAATATAAAATTCCAAAGGAACAATCTGACTCTAAAGCTATTTTAGAAATTGTAAAAGACGAGCTGTTTTTAGACGGAAATGCCCGCCAAAATCTAGCTACCTTCACTCAGACTTATGAAGATGAGTACATCAAAGAAATAATGGAAATTGGAATGAATAAAAATATGATAGATAAGGATGAATATCCTCAAACTGCTGAGATTGAAAACCGTATAGTTTCTATGCTTGCAGATTTATGGAATTCTCCAAATGAGCTGACTTCAATAGGTACATCTACTGTTGGTTCTTCAGAAGCTTGTATGCTTGGAGGGCTTGCGATGTATCATCGCTGGAGAATGAAACGTATTGCAGAAGATAAAGATATAAGTAAACCAAACCTAGTTACAGGACCTGTTCAGGTTGTTTGGGAAAAATTTGCAAGATATTGGGGTATAGAGCTTAGAGAAATTCCTATGGAAGAAGGCAGATACTATATGGATCCCGACTCTATGCTTGAATATATAGATGAAAATACAATCGGTGTCGTTACAACTCTTGGACTTACATTTACTGGAGAGTACGAACCTATAGAAAAACTTTCTCACGCACTTGATAAGCTTGAAGAAAAGACTGGTTTAGATATAGATATGCACATAGATGCAGCATCTGGTGGATTTTTAGCACCATTCTGTGCACCTAAGATAAAATGGGACTTTAGACTTCCTAGAGTAAAATCAATAAGTGCATCAGGCCACAAGTTCGGACTTGCTCCTCTAGGATGTGGGTTTGTTGTTTGGCGTGATGTAAATGATCTACCTGATGATTTAATTTTCCACGTAAATTATTTAGGTGGAGATATGTCTGTGTTCCAACTTAACTTCTCAAGACCAGCTGGACCAATTATAGCTCAGTATTACCAGTTACTTAGACTTGGATTTGATGGATATAAAAAAGTACACATGAACTGCTACAAAACTGCCCAGTATTTAGCTAAAGAGATTGAAAAACTAGGTATTTTTGAGATAATTTTTGACGGAAATCCAAACAAAGGTATCCCTGCAGTTACATGGAGATTAAAAGAAGATGCAGAAGTTTCGTTTAATTTATATGATTTTGCGGATAAGTTGAGAAGTAGAGGCTGGTTGGTTCCTGCGTATTCTCTTCCAAAATACGCTGATAATGTAGTTGTTCAGAGAATTTTGGTTAGACAGGGATTTGGACTAGATATGGCTTCACTTCTTATGCAGGATATTAAGAGAACGTTGAAGTATTTTGAAACTCATAGAGTTGTTTCTCATTTGAATGAGGAAGATGTTGCGAGTTTAAACCATACAGGAAGATAG
- the dhaS gene encoding dihydroxyacetone kinase transcriptional activator DhaS produces MADSNITKKALAESLKEIMNSTQFDKITVAQICDGCDMNRKSFYYHFKDKYDLVNWIFDTEFIKVASERSSKETYEERIGLIANICNYFYDNREFYQKALLIKGQNSFSDHFCEYIQPLVKNRILFLMQEFVSIDEAKVDEFTVDFLTDAILCAIERWLLSNECMKADEFLEKIMGLIRTAIIIMQQELNVE; encoded by the coding sequence GTGGCTGACTCAAATATTACAAAAAAAGCTTTGGCAGAATCACTAAAAGAAATAATGAATTCCACGCAATTTGACAAAATAACGGTGGCTCAAATTTGCGATGGCTGTGATATGAATAGAAAAAGTTTCTATTATCACTTTAAGGATAAATACGACTTAGTGAATTGGATTTTTGATACAGAATTTATAAAAGTTGCATCTGAGCGGAGTTCTAAGGAGACTTATGAGGAGAGAATAGGATTAATAGCAAATATATGCAATTATTTTTACGACAATAGAGAATTTTATCAGAAGGCATTGTTGATAAAAGGGCAAAATTCTTTTTCGGACCATTTTTGCGAATATATCCAACCATTAGTGAAAAATAGAATATTATTTTTAATGCAAGAATTTGTGTCAATAGATGAGGCAAAGGTAGATGAATTTACGGTAGATTTCCTTACAGATGCTATTTTGTGTGCGATAGAAAGATGGCTTTTGAGCAATGAGTGTATGAAAGCTGATGAATTTTTAGAAAAAATAATGGGACTTATAAGAACCGCAATTATAATAATGCAGCAGGAATTAAATGTAGAATAA
- a CDS encoding radical SAM protein, with protein sequence MSKSIKSSMQNFAVDKALKYIEGNPEENIPKLMKLVDKLTPEYWYKSQRDAIRTVIEEKNHWYDLILKVYDLDPGVRRAFFENFLFNASLKGSAIQHEVSEREGCNVPWAILLDPTSACNMHCTGCWAAEYGNKLNLSLETIDSIIRQGKEMGTYMYIYTGGEPLVRKDDLMKICEMHPDCAFLAFTNGSLIDEDFCNEMLRVKNFVPAISLEGFEEANDGRRGEGVYKKVQNAMKLLKEHKLPFGISTCYTSKNVEDVSSEKYFDLMIDSGALFVWFFHYMPVGNDAAVELLPSPKQRELMFNRIREFRKCKPIFSMDFQNDAQYVHGCIAGGRNYLHINAKGDVEPCVFIHYSNCNIHDTSLLDAYKSPLFMAYHNNQPFNDNMLRPCPMLENPEYLRQMVKETKAENTDYQSFESVDHLCDKTVEYAANWKPTADKLWHGCCGCDNCKKGE encoded by the coding sequence ATGAGTAAATCTATAAAATCTAGTATGCAAAATTTTGCAGTTGACAAAGCACTAAAATACATAGAAGGAAATCCAGAAGAAAACATACCAAAGCTTATGAAATTGGTAGATAAACTGACTCCTGAATATTGGTATAAAAGTCAGCGTGATGCTATTAGAACTGTAATAGAGGAAAAAAATCATTGGTACGATTTAATCTTAAAGGTATATGACTTAGATCCAGGTGTTAGAAGAGCTTTCTTTGAAAACTTCTTATTCAATGCTAGTTTAAAAGGAAGTGCAATACAGCACGAGGTATCAGAAAGAGAAGGATGCAATGTTCCTTGGGCGATATTATTAGACCCTACTTCTGCTTGTAATATGCACTGTACTGGTTGTTGGGCAGCTGAATACGGAAATAAATTAAATCTAAGTTTAGAAACAATAGACTCAATAATTCGCCAGGGTAAAGAAATGGGAACATATATGTACATATACACTGGTGGAGAACCTTTAGTTAGAAAAGATGATTTAATGAAAATTTGTGAAATGCATCCAGATTGTGCATTCCTAGCATTTACAAACGGTAGCTTAATAGATGAGGATTTCTGTAATGAAATGCTTCGTGTTAAAAACTTTGTACCTGCTATATCTCTTGAAGGCTTTGAAGAAGCAAATGACGGACGTAGAGGTGAAGGTGTCTACAAAAAAGTGCAGAATGCAATGAAACTATTAAAAGAACATAAATTACCATTTGGTATTTCAACTTGCTATACAAGCAAGAATGTTGAAGATGTAAGTAGTGAAAAATATTTTGATTTAATGATAGATAGCGGTGCATTATTTGTATGGTTCTTCCACTATATGCCAGTTGGAAACGATGCTGCAGTTGAGCTATTACCTAGTCCTAAGCAGAGAGAGTTAATGTTTAACCGTATAAGAGAATTTAGAAAATGTAAACCAATATTCTCAATGGACTTCCAAAATGATGCTCAGTATGTTCATGGATGTATAGCAGGCGGAAGAAATTACCTACACATAAATGCTAAGGGCGATGTTGAACCATGTGTATTTATACACTATTCAAACTGCAATATTCACGATACTAGCTTACTAGACGCATATAAGAGTCCTTTATTTATGGCATATCACAATAATCAGCCATTTAACGACAATATGCTTCGTCCATGCCCAATGCTAGAAAACCCTGAATATTTAAGACAAATGGTTAAAGAAACAAAAGCAGAAAATACTGATTATCAGAGCTTTGAAAGTGTAGATCACCTATGTGACAAGACTGTGGAATATGCAGCAAACTGGAAACCTACAGCAGACAAACTTTGGCATGGATGCTGTGGCTGTGATAATTGCAAAAAGGGTGAATAA
- a CDS encoding DegV family protein translates to MREYQIFTDATSDLQEDLESVKVIPMNVEIGDKEYVYGPQGNISCKEFYGLQKEGHYASTSQINVLEYEKYFEEALKEGKDVLYISFSSGMSGTYQTACLCKNELQESYPDQRIICIDSLCAAVGEGLLVEEVDKKKREGLSMDELVDWIEGNKMNLCHWFTVDNFDHLKHGGRVSAVAATLGNTLNIKPLLRVDEEGKLRVVKKIRGKHKAMAAQVECIARTWNPEISKSVVIAHGDDLKSAEELKECVEKKLPDAEVCISEIGPIIGAHTGPGVMVLVFWGTNR, encoded by the coding sequence ATGAGAGAATATCAAATATTTACTGATGCGACTTCTGATTTACAGGAAGATTTAGAGTCAGTAAAAGTAATACCTATGAATGTTGAAATTGGAGATAAGGAGTATGTGTATGGACCTCAGGGAAATATTTCCTGCAAAGAGTTTTACGGTTTGCAAAAAGAGGGACATTACGCATCTACTTCACAGATAAATGTACTAGAATACGAAAAATATTTTGAAGAGGCACTTAAAGAAGGGAAGGATGTTTTATACATCAGCTTCTCTTCTGGGATGTCTGGAACATATCAAACTGCTTGCCTTTGCAAGAATGAACTTCAGGAAAGTTATCCAGATCAGAGGATAATTTGCATAGACAGTCTTTGTGCAGCAGTTGGAGAAGGGCTTCTTGTAGAGGAAGTAGATAAAAAGAAAAGAGAAGGTCTATCTATGGATGAGCTAGTTGATTGGATAGAAGGCAATAAGATGAATTTATGCCATTGGTTTACTGTAGACAACTTCGATCATTTAAAACATGGTGGTAGGGTGTCAGCAGTTGCCGCTACTCTTGGAAATACCTTAAATATAAAACCTCTTTTACGTGTTGATGAAGAAGGTAAGCTTCGGGTTGTTAAAAAAATTAGAGGAAAGCACAAAGCTATGGCAGCACAGGTAGAATGTATTGCAAGAACTTGGAACCCTGAAATTAGCAAGTCTGTAGTGATAGCTCATGGAGATGATTTAAAATCTGCAGAAGAGTTAAAAGAATGTGTTGAAAAAAAATTGCCAGATGCAGAAGTTTGTATATCAGAAATAGGTCCTATAATAGGTGCTCATACAGGCCCAGGAGTAATGGTACTTGTATTCTGGGGAACTAATAGATAA